The sequence below is a genomic window from Glandiceps talaboti chromosome 14, keGlaTala1.1, whole genome shotgun sequence.
tagaataggtggagtaggtagatttttttattttataatattatatttttttgtgtgtgtctagttcagattttccattgttttccaaatggtctctgtgttattcaGAATTCCTATCAGATTACGCATCtgctatttctcatgagacttcacaatttttgtgattttattatttttttctcgagtacataaaacaaagtttagggtcagcagtgaaaaactaggtggggttgggtgcCCAACATTGAATtataaaagttttttttgtgATTAATATATAAAAAGTAGACTTACTCTTCATAAAGAACCTTTCAACTCTTTCGAAATTGTCATCACTGTATGAAGCTTGAATTTGAAGAACTTTATCTCTTTTTCCAGCATTTTCTCTCATTTTCTCAGTTATCAAGAATGGTTCTAGTGTTCTGGCAAATCTATCTGACTCGCATTTTGTctcaaattgatataaatcaAATAGACACAGAAAGCTTATGTATAGTTTGATGCTTCCTTTCTCCTCCTTTTCAAGGTGTCCACCACAGTCCCTGACAGTGCCTGCCAAATCTCCTCGATTGTCAGTTAGTGATGTCTTTGCAAAGTCCTCTtggacatcatcatcatcatcatcatcatcatcatcatcatcttctgtCTTTCTTTTTGGATAGATATCCTTGACACTAAGAGTAAGATTCACTTGGAGAGTTTCTGTTGAAGATgaaaacattatattttgtcaGAACTATCTCTGTAAAAGTGTGAACCACCACCCACTCGATAACTAATGTGAGGATCAATTTTGTAAAGGTCAATCCACACGCCATAACAAATGTTCAGATCATATCTATGAAAGCCAGTCCCCCTAGCTCCTCCATAACAAATACCAATCTCTTCCCAATCATCCCTCAACAAATCTTCATGGAGGATGAAGGTACTCTCTTCTAGCCAGTCCACTCCTGACAATGTTTACTCTtagacatttaatacacacatcATACACTTCTGAGCTACACACACTTGATTTCTGTCGTTAGAACAAGACGAAATGGAATTTTGATCATTGTTGGGTACAAGAAAAGTATATGAAGCTGCtaaatataaatgatataacCATGCAACTACAGTGACAGCATCAATAACCCAAACACCTAAATAGTAAAACAGCCAGATAAATTGCTCCCCGCACAGAGATTTTGTCTGATAATTAAAAAAGAcacttttttgttttgaaacttgTGTTTCGATTGAATCTGGCCGCACTCCTATCTGCTGTGATATGTTTAAATAAACATCTGATAAACTTACTAATTATTTTGGAGGGGTGGTTGTTTCATGGTGTATGGGTTTtgaataaaagaaattaaaatgcCCAATTGTAAGTGAATTTTCTTCTTCATTTAATGCTGGAAAATGAGAATTGTCACCGaagcttactgaaatatgagaattgtcaccaacgcttactgaaatatgagaattgtcaccaacgcttactgaaatatgagaattgtcaccaacgcttactgaaatatgagaatcGTCACCAaagcttactgaaatatgagaattgtcaccaacgcttactgaaatatgagaatcgtcaccaacgcttactgaaatatgagaattgtcaccaacgcttactgaaatatgagaattgtcaccgaagcttactgaaatatgagaattgtcaccaacgcttactgaaatatgagaatcgtcaccaacgcttactgaaatatgagaattgtcaccaacgcttactgaaatatgagaatcGTCACCGaagcttactgaaatatgagaattgtcaccaacgcttactgaaatatgagaattgtcaccaacgcttactgaaatatgagaatcgtcaccaacgcttactgaaatatgagaatcgtcaccaacgcttactgaaatatgagaattgtcaccaaagcttactgaaatatgagaattgtcaccaacgcttactgaaatatgagaattgtcaccaacgcttactgaaatatgagaattgtcaccaacgcttactgaaatatgagaattgtcaccaacgcttactgaaatatgagaattgtcaccaacgcttactgaaatatgagaattgtcaccaacgcttactgaaatatgagaattgtcaccaacgcttactgaaatatgagaattgtcaccaacgcttactgaaatatgagaattgtcaccaaagcttactgaaatatgagaattgtcaccgaagcttactgaaatatgagaattgtcaccGAAGCTTAATGAAATATGAGAATCGTCACCGaagcttactgaaatatgagaattgtcaccgaagcttactgaaatatgagaattgtcaccaacgcttactgaaatatgagaattgtcaccaaagcttactgaaatatgagaattgtcaccgaagcttactgaaatatgagaatcgtcaccaacgcttactgaaatatgagaattgtcaccaacgcttactgaaatatgagaattgtcaccaacgcttactgaaatatgagaattgtcaccaacgcttactgaaatatgagaattgtcaccaacgcttactgaaatatgagaattgtcaccaacgcttactgaaatatgagaattgtcaccaacgcttactgaaatatgagaattgtcaccaacgcttactgaaatatgagaattgtcaccaacgcttactgaaatatgagaattgtcaccaaagcttactgaaatatgagaattgtcaccgaagcttactgaaatatgagaattgtcaccgaagcttactgaaatatgagaattgtcaccgacgcttactgaaatatgagaattgtcaccaacgcttactgaaatatgagaattgtcaccaacgcttactgaaatatgagaattgtcaccaacgcttactgaaatatgagaatcGTCACCGaagcttactgaaatatgagaattgtcaccaacgcttactgaaatatgagaattgtcactgaagcttactgaaatatgagaattgtcaccaacgcttactgaaatatgagaattgtcaccaacgcttactgaaatatgagaattgtcaccaaagcttactgaaatatgagaattgtcaccaacgcttactgaaatatgagaattgtcaccaacgcttactgaaatatgagaattgtcaccaaagcttactgaaatatgagaattgtcaccaacgcttactgaaatatgagaattgtcaccaacgcttactgaaatatgagaattgtcaccaacgcttactgaaatatgagaattgtcaccgaagcttactgaaatatgagaattgtcaccaacgcttactgaaatatgagaattgtcaccaacgcttactgaaatatgagaattgtcaccaacgcttactgaaatatgagaattgtcaccaacgcttactgaaatatgagaattgtcaccaacgcttactgaaatatgagaattgtcaccaacgcttactgaaatatgagaattgtcaccaacgcttactgaaatatgagaattgtcaccaacgcttactgaaatatgagaattgtcaccaacgcttactgaaatatgagaattgtcaccaacgcttactgaaatatgagaattgtcaccaacgcttactgaaatatgagaattgtcaccaacgcttactgaaatatgagaattgtcaccgaagcttactgaaatatgagaatcGTCACCGaagcttactgaaatatgagaatcGTCACCGaagcttactgaaatatgagaatcGTCACCGaagcttactgaaatatgagaattgtcaccaacgcttactgaaatatgagaattgtcaccaacgcttactgaaatatgagaatcGTCACCAaagcttactgaaatatgagaattgtcaccaacgcttactgaaatatgagaattgtcaccaaagcttactgaaatatgagaattgtcaccgaagcttactgaaatatgagaatcGTCACCGaagcttactgaaatatgagaattgtcaccgaagcttactgaaatatgagaattgtcaccaaAGCTTACTGAAATATGTTGGCAAAGCAGTAAAGATACATACTGAATACTCAATTGTGTACAACCTCTACATGAAGTGGTTTCCATACCACAGAAAAGCACTTGTAACTTGACTCATGCTGTGACTCCAGTAAAACTTTTTCAAAGTGATTAAGTGTCTTGTTAATTACCACCTAAATTTAATGTATGTCTACCAGGGGTAGCTATTAGCTGGATAAATTGGTAAAGGGGTGTTCTGGTTATTGATGCCGTCCCTGTAGGACTTTCTCACTTCAAATTTCTATGACACCTAATGTTAGCTCAATATCACAGAATTCAGGAACAATATACTTAAACTGTAAATGTCTTACCTTTGTTTTCATGGTTTTCAGATAAGGCTTGATCTGAGACTCTCAACTCTTTAGGATATTCACCAGCAGAAGTCACACAATCTGTCTTAGCAATTTCGTGATGTCCTTGTCTTGTTCCTTTCTCCTGTTGTATTCCTTCCTCCTGGTCACCATTGCCAAAAGCCCTGTAGTcttaatatatttaaaaaaaaaaaaaattgaaaaggtCTACATGGTtttcataaaaaaacaaacatttttttcataaaaaacaTCATCACACTTAATATCAAATCATTAATTAGCATAGCACCTTTAAATGTCTTACCCTTGTACAGATTTTACAAGACATGACATCCCACATAATACAAAGTACCAAGGTCCAGTACTTTTTGAACTCTTGGTTGTAAGCAGGTAGGCTCAACATTTGCTATCAAACACttaacataattaattattactAAACATCATTAACTGTTCCTTTAACTCACCATTTGACTTAGGAGGGATCCCACTCATACTGTCTTCAGCTTTGCATGTTGAAACAATGTGGAAAGATGAAGCAAATTTATTGTAGCTATCTTTGATAGTGTTACAGCCGATGTACTCTTTTTTCAATCTCTTTGCATCCTGGAATTCACCATCAAGATTATCTAGTATCTCAGTTATTCTAACTTTCAATGTCTGGCAACCTTTTCGTACAACACAGCGATCTTTGTGATTCTTAAAGTACTTGCTGATCAATGATGCTGGTTCAGAACCTTCTTCAGTGACATGTGGAACCCCTACAGCTATGGCTTCCATCCCATCAAAGCTGTAATCATCGCAGCATGTTGTACCAACAAACAGATCACATTGTAGTAACCTGTTTCGTACATCAGACACAGAAGTACTGTGAGTGTCAAGTTCTGGGTTTAAGTGATCACTTTCTACTTTCTTAGAGAGAAATGATTCTGCATTATCATAGTCTTCAGCAGTAGCACCATTTACCATCCATATGGGTACAGGCATGTGTGCTTCATGCCGAGCATTTGCTACTCCACCTATGGATTTGGCAATTGTCTCACACTTAGCCATTTTCTTTGTATCTAGTTTTCCAAAGGAAAATAAAACAGGTTGTTTGACATCTTCTGGGCATGGTTTGGTATATTTTGCATCCTTCTGTAAGAAGTATGGCCTGAGCTTGGGAATGATTTCCTTGTGAGGCTTCTCACTTTCCAGAGCCCTGTACTCAATCTTGAAGCGATCATGCATTTTTGGTCCGATAGAAAACAGCATATCGGCCTCCTCAGCTACTTTTAGCATCATATTTCGGAAATCATCATATGTCATTTTGAATGGGACAAATGTACGGTCAAGGTGCACGTGATTTATCAATACTAATCTTGCAGCTTGAAATATATCTCTACGGATGTGAATAGCAGCATCTACAGTCTTAGGGATATATCCAACAACATATTTGATGTTCTTTAGGGTTTGAAGTGATGGGTAGTAAGTTCTATGACATTTCAGCCACTGGGAATTACACTTCTCTGCACAAAAAAATGTTTCGGGCTGATCTGGCTCAACAAGTTTTATACAAGCTTCTTCAGCATCTCTCTTCTGATCATCTGTGACTTTAAGTACCGTGGCATATACTTTCATGGTGCCTTTTTTTCGACCTACAAAGTCTTTAAGTAGTGTGCGATGGAATGAATGAAGACCACATTGTGTTTTGTCCCAtgaaacataaacaaataaagcACCAGGTATCTCTTCTTTGTCAGAATCCATCTTGAGAATACTGTTTGATGATCAATTCAAATACACTTGTCTCTTCAGTTACTAAGGCCTGTATATTATTTgcaattgaaaataaaagagGAAGCTTATTTTATTATTGCAATAACTCCAATAACTTTATCTTGCAGTAtcttaataatataatatatgaaaataaccATAAATGGTAGCCATAATCTGTGACATCATAACATTAGTACAAAACAGTAAACCAATAACAACATGGTAAAGCTGGTTTATTACACCAACAAAAGAACATttaaattgatttagaaaaaactTAACACCAGGTTTTCAAATCGTTACTTTATTACATGATAGggaaaagattttttttaatgtaaaagtaaacaacaaacaaaaatagaTAAACAAATATGGTCAATCCCAAGCCCCTGTGCTTTGATAGTACagaaataatatgtatgtaaatcctCCTTGATGTAAATTATAAACTCAGATATAAAAAATTCTGTATCCATTGTGGAGCTATATATATTGCCACAAAAATGAGTACATCTACACATTAAGGAAACATAAGCTTACATTTTAAGTGCACTAAGACAACTTGCAAAATGAGTGTTATTTTAATGGCCTGAAGAGACATTTGGTATATAAAGATGAAACTCTCCTGTCTTGCATAACAGCTATTATGACAATGGGGAAGCTAAATAATTTTCTTATGTGTGTTTTAATTTCTTGAAATTTGGCTATAACATTAACAATAATATGTGTTAACACTTTGAAATTATTGCTAGTAAAAGACTATGGACAGCATGACAATTATCTTAAAAGACCATAATATAGCATAAAGACAGTAAACAGTAAACAGTAAACAGTAAACAGGCGCGCAGAAAACAGACGAGGCCACACTTCATCAAAATTACGAACGGTAATTCATGCGCATTTAAATTTATTTCTTCTGGGTATAGGAATGTGAGTAGCCATTTTGGATATCACGACTATAATGTTGCCACAGTTGCGTTATAAGTTCAAATTATTATAATGTTGTAACTCGCTTGTAGTTGTACTAGTATTCCTATATTATTCTTAAATAACACTAATACAAGTACAAACCTTATGCTATGACATCATTGAAACAGCAAATTGGTccttgaaacaaaaaaaacgtacgttttacacaaaatagtgaCCGCATTTATGTTCCAACGTCTTCTTGGCAATGTACCCGTgtgcgtgtacatgtacatattgtgaCCTTAAATAAACTGTTTTGGTTCATCTCCAGGGGGCGCTATCTGCAAGCTGGCGAACAATCACGtgacaacaacaatgacaacataCCAGTGACGGTACACACAAAATCGATGATTGTTCCAATGATATTCCTATTGAGTCAAGAAACTCACAATTTCCTACAAACTAATATAAGCCGCTTTGCACCATTGCTATGATAACAATACAGTGCAGTTGAGTCATTCACCATTTTATGTGGCGGCATAGCTTAGTAACTATTAAGAGTCTCCGATAACTCCGAGACATTTCCGTTGAACTCCAGAGATGTGTCGGAGTTAAAATCGGAGCCCATCTTTCCAGAGCTCGCATAGACTATTTGTTAATTTATTAGGTCAAGTGTTAAAATTGGTTTCTCGTCCAAGGTAAATTCAAAAGTGATGCGGCGACGctgttattttttcttttttcctttttagctccataaaatatattgatcaataaagttgttacaatgtatacataatgtacataacTACCCGATTCTGTACATTCCATTCAACATAATCAAACACAAAGGCGTAAAACTACATATTGTATGTAACACTGATGCATTGTTGGAATACTAAAACTAATATTCTTACAGCATTTAATATTAGCGTTACATCATGATTACCAGATTTTCCGCTCTTTATCAACTTATTATTGGATGATGAAACTGGTCTTGAGCATCTGGAACATAAGTTCATGTGTAAGAAAAGTAGCTCAGAAAATGTGTTATGTATAAACCTTAATTCATGTTCACCACAACGAACACAAGATACAATTGCAACCCATCACCAAAGTAAatagttttctgtatgtacGACAATCGTTTATAGAATCCATATCAAATgtgaaagtatactgtttcatttgctaatcgACAACATTATtacaaaggccacatgctaggcttgtaaataaaccaattgaaacagatacttttacacttgatatgaatgctataaacaagtgtagcacatatagaaagtactttacttcagtgttacttgtacTATTTTACACAAATGTTAATGACATAAACAATACAACCAGAACGTTTTCGTGCTGGTGTTAGCGCGCGCCCCCAAACGTTCACACCATatccattgtagtacactgtaatATTGACCTTTCGAGGAAACCAGAGTTCGGGGAACTCCCGGATCGCAAATACACTACATAGGGAAATGTTTCAATAGCGTTTTTCTTTTTTCGGAAAACACGATACCACCATATATCGCAGAAGGTAACGTGTATGAAATCAGATCTAGAGTTGATAGTCTATTAGTGGGTTTTTTCTAGGAGGATCTATATGTACCAAGGCCTGAAGTGTCAAACTGTATGCGATCTTCACCTGTTTACTGTGCACTGTCATGATGCATGGCCCTTGTACTGGCCTCCTTGCTTTGTTCAAGAATGCTGCAATACATGTAATCACACCATGTCTGTGTTggtttaaaatgaaattgttttcCCCTTTaatatgtctttattttaatatagatACTGAGTCGAATTGAAGAGCAGTAGGAGATGGAAGAACAGTTAGACAAAGGTATGTGACTTAGGTCCGGTAATTTTTAACCGACTGTGGGGGCCGGTGTTTTGGAGTTGAACATGGGTTTTCTTaaacagacccccccccccccagctccGATGACCAAAGCCAAAGTGACCCCCCAGAGTAGATACCACCAtttccaaaatgaccccccccccacacacacacacacacagacacacctgtATATTTTTAACATATCATTTTATAGGTCTTACTATAGTGATGTTACTATAACACCATGTGAATATAATTGAATATTGCTATTCATTAAGAGAATACTGTTTACATTactttttgtacaatttttgttttcttaacaTGTTTATCTAGAACCTATGAAACATGTAATTTCGTCAGAATATCTCAGTACACAGCATAAACCCATGGGAGACTATAATTATTTGCAATTAATACAACTCTTATCTTTCTGTAAAAATTAATCTTTAGAAATGTAGCAAATATTGACATAAACTTATTTCTGACAATGCTACCTCTGGTATATATACCACACACGAGTTCTCAACGAGTTCATCCGACTGTTTCGCAACCAGTCATGCAGAGTCATGTTATCATTTCATACAAAAGAACACAGctgtgtgcgtgtgcgcgcgcgcgcgcgcgtgtgtgtgtgtgtgtgtatgcgtgcgtgcgtgcgtgcgtgtgtatgtgcgcGCGCGGGTGCGTGTACGtgtgtgttgttttttattttgtgtgtttgtattttacTCGTAAAtacgttattcaaatgaaggaTGAAAAAAGTCCGGACAATGTCATTTATTGACTTTTAATCCGTCTGTAAGGAGGACTAGTATGTGACGTGCGAGCACTTTACCTGTCAAATCACATAATGCACTTTGATTGATCCCATATATTGCAAATTACAACTTCCtcaaacaaaattgtttcaaactatatatatatatatatatatatatatatatatatatatatatatatatatatatatatatatatatatatatatatatatatatatatatatatatatatatatatatatatatatttatgttcgCGATAATCATAAACTTCTAGCTTTTACTAGGACCAGGTGGATTTCGAATATGTTCTCGTGGATTTCGACTACGTCCTCTCCACATTGAACGTACGTGTAAAGAAGCAGCAAAAATAATCTAGGCTGCAAGCTTGTAATACCTGcgaatatacaatgtacacatgtccCACTGTCAAATCCAAGGGTACATTTGATAATGTATACTCCCTCTTTGTTGCATTAAGCCCTGTATAGGTGTGGTCCCTAATTGGTACACATGTTAAACAGTTTTAGATTCTCTTACGCTCCAAAAAATGAAACCTAAGTGATGGTGAGGCTGAATTCAGTGATACAATACTATTGGATGAGAATTTGTtgttacacaaaatataaatacaatcaGCCCATGGCCTTGTATCGATTTACAGGATTTTAAACTATACTGGCAGTACATACAGCAAACCTTCAAATAAATGGCAGTAATTTTTGCAACCAGGTTCCAACCATTGTTAGCTCAGTTTATTGCAATATACCAAGTCGAAAGTTTTGAATTTCCTGAGTAACCTGATTTTTACTTTTAACTTAGGTTGCCATGATTACAATTTAAATGACCAAAGTCATTGTTCAAAGGACAGCACAGGTGCCACTCAACGACTTAGTAAAAGGTAAGTTTAAACTCGGGGCACCAACATTGTTCGGTCGTCTGAGgtttaaattttaaatgaaatattggtccatgttacaaatattagaagaaaaaaatatttggcaTATATAGATGATAATCTACGTGACTGAATAACATGTCCTATAGATACTGTACTATAAACTTTCAGCAAGcttaaattttgtgattttgaagggTACAGGTTGTTATTAAGATAAACGCCAAAAATATGACAGAATTCATCTTAGTATTCCATGTACACCAGGAATTTTGAAGCacaaaacagaaatgaaaaGCTATCTTCAATAATCTCATCGGGAttatgcacgcacacacacatataataacaatgaaggcgtctctctctctctctctctctctctctctctctctctctctctctctctctctctctctctctctctctcatacatacatacatgcatgcatacatacatacatacatacatacatacatacatacatacatacatacatacatacatacatacaattatccCATTTCAGTGAGTAGACCCAGGTttattatactgtattataaaATCTAAATCTATCAAACAGTTTAATATGTTATAACTCAGCAGACGATATTGTTTTATTCTTTACTAATTTcagaaatgtattaattttgAATGATGAATGGGGTACATCTAAGGGTGGTATATCTGCTGTTCATCGCTGTATTGCTCAACAAGTGAAGACTGCAGACTTTGATGTTCATGTGACAGCTTTCACTGCAACTGAAGCTGACAGTAGAGATGCTAAAGAAAGAGAGGTTAATTTAATAATAGCTAAAAATGAGACCTCCAATCAACCaaattttgattggttgaatttCTATCACTCAGTACATTTCCCAACCCTGCAACAAGATATACATGATTTGAAAGTTATTGTTGGTCATGTTCCAATAACATCAAAAGCTGCATTCAACATTAGGAGAGATCGCTTTCCAAATGCAAAAGTATTCCTCTTTAATCATATCATGCCACAATCGACCGACATGCATAAAGAATCTTGGGATATTGGGAGTATTGagataaaaatgaatgaaatcgtTGAACAGGCAGAGAAAGCCGATGCCTTCTTCTCTGTGGGTCCAAAGATTTTTGGACTATTTGAAAACGAATTCAGGAGTTCTGATACTCATATAAATCATAAAGAATTTCTTCCCTTACCAGATGAAGAATTCTTTAATGTTACTCTCAAAGAACCAGACCAGAATTTTCCTGCCCAGATTCTGACAGTTGGTCGAGTGGCAAAGGTAGAATATTTGAAAGGTTATGATGTTGTAGCTGATGCGTTAAGTCGTGTAGCAAATGTGTTCGATGAGGCAAAGGCTTCGGGACCCCCAGCATGGCGAGTCCGAGGGATTGCAAGTGATAAGCAAAGAGAGAGTAAAGAATTCCTTGATAAGCATGTCACATCTTCACATATAGATATAATCCCTTTGCCGTATGGTACACAACAAGATGTAAGAAATGACTTGAAAAAGAGTCATCTTTTTATCATGCCATCTCGTTGTGAACCGTTTGGAATGGTTGCCCTGGAAGCCATGGCTATAGGACTACCTACTCTGGTTACCAGCAACTCTGGAATTGCTGATTTCTTGAAAATCAACTTCAAGCGAGAGTATAGATCAGTTGTAGTAGAAGTAGGTGTCAGAGATTGTGAGCAGAATGTTGATGAATGGAAAAAGAAAATCA
It includes:
- the LOC144445975 gene encoding uncharacterized protein LOC144445975, coding for MEEQLDKGCHDYNLNDQSHCSKDSTGATQRLSKRNVLILNDEWGTSKGGISAVHRCIAQQVKTADFDVHVTAFTATEADSRDAKEREVNLIIAKNETSNQPNFDWLNFYHSVHFPTLQQDIHDLKVIVGHVPITSKAAFNIRRDRFPNAKVFLFNHIMPQSTDMHKESWDIGSIEIKMNEIVEQAEKADAFFSVGPKIFGLFENEFRSSDTHINHKEFLPLPDEEFFNVTLKEPDQNFPAQILTVGRVAKVEYLKGYDVVADALSRVANVFDEAKASGPPAWRVRGIASDKQRESKEFLDKHVTSSHIDIIPLPYGTQQDVRNDLKKSHLFIMPSRCEPFGMVALEAMAIGLPTLVTSNSGIADFLKINFKREYRSVVVEVGVRDCEQNVDEWKKKIITILRNYSSYFDESKQLSKKLRDSPAIKASLSVFREMLEQSI